The region TATTTTGAGCGGGATACTCATTTCGAAACCGAAGATAATTTGAAGCGGTTGCGGATGGGAATTATCGGAGCAACTCCCGCAGATGCTGATGACAGCAGATACGGTATGGGTACCGTAAAAAATCTGTTTAAAAACGAAATTATCAAGAAAAACAACATTGTGTATCAATCCGAACGGGAGACTTTTTCGGAAGATGCAACCTTTATGGTGGATTATATAACCTGCATCAAAAAAGCAACCGGAATTCCGGAAGCCTTTTATCATTATTGCAGAAACGGAGAGTCTGTTTCAAAATCTTATCAGAAAGACAGATTTGAAAAATGTCTTGTCTTTGTGGATGAGATGGAAAAGAAATTCGCAAAGGATATTCTGCCTCAAACTTATCGGATTTATTTATACCGATTCTGGCAAGCGGTTTGCAGAGTGCTTTGTTCACAGGAGATTATGTATGCCCTGGATAATGGTGTGAAAACTTCTGATTTAAAAGAAAGACTGAAAGCCGTTTGTACACACGATAAAACAGTTCGTGCTTTGAAAGCGTATCCTATCGGCACCTTGCCTCTTGGGCAAAGAGTGTTTGCATATGCGATGAAATACAGAATGTATTTTCTGATGACGATGCTTGTAAAATTAAGAAGCAAATAGGTGATAAAAATGCTTTTTTCCGTAATTGTTCCCATTTACAAGGTGGAAAAATATTTGAATAGATGTATCGAGAGTGTACTCGGTCAGACGTGTGAGGATTTTGAATTGATTTTGGTGGATGACGGTTCTCCGGATAACTGTCCCGCGATTTGTGATGAATATGCCGCCGCAAATTCCAATGTAAAAGTGATTCATAAGAAAAATGGCGGACTTGTCAGTGCGCGTCAGGCAGGCGTGCAGGCTGCCACGGGTGAGTATGTTTTTAATCTTGACGGCGATGATGCACTGATACCAAATGCGTTGGAATGTGCAAAAGATATCATAGTAAAAACCAATGCCGATATGGTATGTTTTCCTCATCAGGAATATCGAAACGGCGCAACAAAAGCTATGCTTCAAGATATCGTTCCCGTTGGTTTTTATCCAAGAAAAGAGATGGAAAAATGTGTGTATCCGCATATTCTGTCTGATAAAAATATGCAGAATTTACCCTATTTTTTGTGTGGAAAAGCAATCAGACGCAGATTGATTACGCCCCATCAGCTGAATGTTACCAACAAAATTTCTTTGGGGGAAGATTTAAGCTGCTTGATTCCGTGTTATCTGGATGCGCAGTCGTTGTATATCGATGATACGCCTGTTTATCTTTATACCATTCGTGATGATTCTCTGACCACACATTTTACAACCAAACAGTTGACCGACTTAATTGAAGTGGTCAACGGACTTT is a window of Oscillospiraceae bacterium DNA encoding:
- a CDS encoding glycosyltransferase, producing the protein MSQPKVSIIVPVYNAEQYLKKCISSLRNQTLEDIEIILVDDSSRDASLKICNQAANEDPRIQVIHKENEGAGKARNTGLAVATGKYIGFVDSDDYVDEKMYQTLYEKAEEYGSDLVMSGVVFVDGNMFSQAGESVRKIYFERDTHFETEDNLKRLRMGIIGATPADADDSRYGMGTVKNLFKNEIIKKNNIVYQSERETFSEDATFMVDYITCIKKATGIPEAFYHYCRNGESVSKSYQKDRFEKCLVFVDEMEKKFAKDILPQTYRIYLYRFWQAVCRVLCSQEIMYALDNGVKTSDLKERLKAVCTHDKTVRALKAYPIGTLPLGQRVFAYAMKYRMYFLMTMLVKLRSK
- a CDS encoding glycosyltransferase family 2 protein, with the protein product MLFSVIVPIYKVEKYLNRCIESVLGQTCEDFELILVDDGSPDNCPAICDEYAAANSNVKVIHKKNGGLVSARQAGVQAATGEYVFNLDGDDALIPNALECAKDIIVKTNADMVCFPHQEYRNGATKAMLQDIVPVGFYPRKEMEKCVYPHILSDKNMQNLPYFLCGKAIRRRLITPHQLNVTNKISLGEDLSCLIPCYLDAQSLYIDDTPVYLYTIRDDSLTTHFTTKQLTDLIEVVNGLYRINQKKPMDFDEQLARYSCFMCFAILAAAAEGGHFQYLNEIKGLILNSVNKELIKKAQFERITPKTKIGVALMKKGHIKTVFYFLYLIGQMKRILRKGE